A DNA window from Bacteroidota bacterium contains the following coding sequences:
- a CDS encoding sigma-70 family RNA polymerase sigma factor, whose translation MSETSKEQINKVVEGCIKGDRKSQQVLYMMFYGKMLGVCMRYSKDSDEAKDVLQEGFIKVFMNINKFGASGSFEGWVRKIMVNTAIDFYRKNKHSVVQANSEYVEANGEEAMTENENGMDYSGINTNEIMEAVQKLSPVYRTVFSMYVIDGYSHKEIAAQLGINEGTSKSNLSKAKTNLKKAFAGKIKLYQEN comes from the coding sequence ATGAGCGAAACAAGCAAAGAGCAGATTAACAAAGTTGTTGAGGGCTGTATTAAAGGCGACCGCAAAAGCCAGCAAGTTCTTTACATGATGTTTTACGGAAAGATGCTCGGAGTGTGCATGCGTTATTCAAAAGACAGCGATGAAGCCAAAGATGTTTTGCAGGAAGGATTTATCAAGGTGTTCATGAACATAAATAAATTCGGTGCCAGCGGTTCTTTTGAAGGATGGGTGAGAAAAATAATGGTGAACACAGCCATTGATTTTTACAGAAAGAACAAGCACTCGGTGGTGCAGGCAAACTCAGAATATGTAGAAGCTAATGGCGAAGAAGCAATGACAGAAAACGAAAACGGAATGGATTATTCAGGAATTAACACGAACGAAATTATGGAAGCTGTTCAGAAATTGTCGCCCGTATACCGAACTGTTTTTAGTATGTACGTAATAGACGGATACTCGCACAAAGAAATTGCAGCACAATTGGGCATCAATGAAGGAACATCAAAATCAAATCTGTCAAAAGCAAAAACGAATTTAAAAAAAGCATTTGCAGGTAAAATAAAATTGTATCAGGAAAACTAA
- a CDS encoding PKD domain-containing protein: protein MKIIYSRFFSIVFAASAFLLLNTNYSHAQESKAGNNFILNVNNTAGFDENTLRARMKVDGLSDPVIDKLIAQRKLLSMNGKSVEWIGMKKASSTPVPFAACSDMGAENGWGAWCGAAGTSGPPSFGGQSCPPPASNGSTGFNLTAGAGIDACTPGFAPGSPTIPVVCPGFGNASIQLGVPQMPNCYAEQITYPLTVTPADTNFIYAYAIVLEDPGHDVANQPFVDLCIYDSAGNPVPCGCFRYTGGPNLPGFFSGSCGAYYKPWTLVGVNLKPYIGQTLNIVITNVDCGYCGHFAHSYWDFSCGSISGSATGFCPGQSTSLCGPIDPSITYTYQWYQNGNPYTGPPSATAQCITPIVNIGDTFSVEVQQPSGCNFHLVYVPQPMSITPNFNFTMLCGTVNFTDLSTTSNGSPIAAWNWSFPGGNPTSSTAQNPTVTYPAGSYTATLIVTTQAGCIDTIVQPVNVLGLPQAAFASTTVCSGNSTQFTDNSVAAAGDPLVLWNWVFIGGNPATSTSQNPSVTYPPGNYTAVLTVTSQQGCVSTYTQAVTVNPLPVANMSSINLCFNNITPFTDLSVGNNTISNYNWSFGDGSFDTVQSNPTHTYGNPGTYTVTLIVTNNFGCKDTNTITVTVNPLPVAAFGSLPVCFHDSTCFLDSSTISTGSITSWGWNFADPASGANNISNSQNPCHIFTGLGPYQVLLTVTSDSGCQSNTIVAATINPLPVALINPVNVCHTFSSCFTDGSTPAGGDPLAGWDWDFGDATPHSNLQNPCHTYAAPGTYTLTLIVTSTKGCKDTVTNTAIVYSNPIALFTKPDSGCAPQTFGFTDLSQSASGVISAWQWSFQGGSPSSSTLQNGSSYWPTPGSYDVQLIVTTQYGCKDTLLMPQYVNIFAWPVADFCVTPSEASVNEPIFDFCDLWSNDVTQWTWNFGDGTNDIVSTDPIHSYSAVVTNNDYYTYQICVDVKNVHGCYDSICRTVDLLPEFEFNIPNCFTPNGDLINDSFFGKSRGVKDYNIWLFDRWGNLIWDCHFEGKNTNWDSFWQDGMSSACKWDGKVEGGNSSQQVQEDVYVWKVRLTDIFDKVHTYVGHVSSVK from the coding sequence ATGAAAATTATTTATTCCCGGTTTTTTTCTATCGTATTTGCTGCTTCAGCGTTTCTTTTGCTGAACACAAATTATTCTCACGCTCAAGAGAGTAAAGCCGGAAATAATTTTATCCTCAATGTAAACAATACGGCCGGCTTTGATGAAAACACATTAAGGGCAAGAATGAAAGTGGATGGTTTGTCTGACCCTGTGATTGATAAACTTATTGCCCAGCGCAAATTATTATCCATGAACGGAAAAAGCGTGGAATGGATTGGGATGAAAAAAGCAAGCAGCACACCCGTGCCTTTTGCCGCCTGTTCTGATATGGGCGCTGAAAACGGATGGGGTGCCTGGTGCGGAGCTGCCGGAACTTCCGGTCCTCCCAGTTTTGGCGGACAATCCTGCCCTCCTCCTGCATCCAATGGAAGTACGGGATTTAATCTTACTGCTGGCGCAGGAATTGACGCCTGCACGCCCGGCTTTGCTCCCGGCTCTCCAACCATTCCTGTGGTTTGCCCCGGTTTTGGAAATGCTTCCATTCAGCTTGGCGTTCCGCAAATGCCGAACTGTTACGCAGAGCAGATCACCTATCCGCTTACGGTTACTCCCGCTGATACAAATTTTATTTATGCGTATGCAATTGTGTTGGAAGATCCGGGGCATGATGTTGCCAACCAGCCCTTTGTTGATTTATGTATTTATGATTCTGCCGGCAATCCTGTTCCATGCGGATGTTTCAGATACACAGGCGGACCCAACCTGCCGGGCTTTTTTTCCGGATCCTGCGGTGCCTATTACAAGCCATGGACGCTTGTTGGCGTAAACCTTAAACCGTATATCGGACAAACGCTGAACATTGTAATTACCAATGTTGACTGCGGATATTGCGGACACTTTGCCCATTCTTACTGGGATTTTTCATGCGGATCAATTTCCGGTTCTGCAACAGGGTTTTGCCCCGGGCAATCCACCTCGCTTTGTGGTCCGATTGATCCTTCTATCACCTATACCTATCAATGGTATCAGAACGGAAACCCGTATACCGGCCCGCCCAGCGCAACCGCCCAGTGCATTACTCCCATCGTGAATATTGGCGATACATTTTCAGTTGAAGTGCAGCAACCATCAGGATGCAATTTTCATTTGGTATATGTTCCGCAGCCCATGTCAATCACACCGAATTTTAATTTTACCATGCTTTGCGGAACAGTAAATTTCACCGACCTAAGTACCACATCAAACGGCTCACCCATAGCTGCCTGGAACTGGAGTTTCCCGGGCGGCAATCCGACTTCATCAACGGCTCAGAATCCAACAGTGACCTATCCTGCCGGAAGTTACACGGCAACGCTGATTGTTACCACGCAGGCGGGGTGCATCGATACCATTGTGCAGCCGGTTAACGTATTGGGTTTGCCTCAGGCGGCATTTGCAAGCACCACGGTTTGTTCCGGAAACAGTACACAGTTCACCGATAACTCCGTTGCTGCAGCGGGCGACCCGCTGGTTTTGTGGAACTGGGTTTTTATCGGAGGAAATCCTGCCACATCCACCTCGCAGAATCCTTCGGTTACTTATCCTCCGGGAAATTATACCGCAGTGCTTACCGTTACCAGCCAGCAAGGGTGTGTTTCAACCTATACGCAAGCCGTTACGGTGAATCCTCTTCCGGTTGCTAACATGAGCAGCATTAATCTTTGCTTTAATAACATCACACCGTTCACTGATCTATCTGTCGGCAACAATACCATTTCAAATTATAACTGGAGTTTTGGCGATGGAAGTTTTGATACCGTACAAAGTAACCCTACTCACACGTATGGAAACCCCGGGACTTATACGGTTACGCTTATCGTTACAAATAATTTTGGCTGCAAGGATACCAATACCATTACTGTGACGGTGAATCCTCTGCCCGTTGCCGCTTTCGGTTCGCTGCCGGTTTGCTTTCATGACAGCACCTGCTTTTTAGATTCGTCAACTATTTCTACTGGAAGCATAACAAGCTGGGGCTGGAACTTTGCCGACCCTGCTTCAGGAGCCAACAATATTTCCAACTCACAAAATCCCTGTCACATATTTACAGGATTGGGTCCTTATCAGGTATTGCTTACCGTAACTTCCGACAGCGGCTGCCAAAGCAATACCATTGTAGCTGCCACCATTAATCCTCTGCCTGTTGCGCTCATCAATCCGGTAAATGTTTGCCATACTTTTTCATCCTGTTTTACGGATGGCTCAACTCCTGCGGGGGGCGATCCGCTTGCCGGCTGGGATTGGGATTTTGGCGATGCCACTCCGCATTCCAACCTTCAGAACCCTTGCCATACGTATGCAGCCCCCGGCACTTACACGCTTACTCTTATTGTTACTTCTACAAAAGGTTGCAAGGACACTGTTACGAATACCGCTATTGTTTACAGTAATCCAATAGCTCTATTTACAAAGCCAGATAGTGGCTGTGCTCCCCAAACCTTTGGGTTTACAGATTTATCACAATCAGCGAGCGGAGTCATTTCAGCATGGCAATGGAGTTTCCAAGGTGGTTCTCCTTCTTCATCTACTTTACAGAATGGTAGTTCGTACTGGCCTACTCCCGGCTCGTATGATGTGCAGCTGATAGTTACCACCCAGTATGGCTGCAAGGATACTTTGCTCATGCCGCAATACGTAAATATATTTGCCTGGCCCGTTGCCGATTTTTGTGTAACGCCTTCTGAAGCCAGTGTGAATGAACCCATATTCGATTTCTGTGATTTGTGGTCGAACGATGTAACCCAGTGGACCTGGAATTTTGGAGACGGCACAAATGATATTGTCAGCACCGACCCTATACACTCTTATTCGGCTGTGGTAACCAACAATGATTATTACACCTACCAGATTTGCGTTGATGTTAAAAACGTGCACGGATGTTACGACAGCATTTGCCGCACCGTTGATTTGCTTCCGGAGTTTGAATTTAATATTCCCAATTGCTTTACGCCTAACGGAGATTTGATCAACGATTCATTTTTCGGAAAAAGCCGCGGAGTGAAAGATTACAACATCTGGCTCTTCGACCGCTGGGGAAACCTGATTTGGGATTGCCACTTTGAAGGCAAGAACACTAATTGGGATAGTTTCTGGCAGGATGGAATGTCATCTGCCTGCAAGTGGGATGGAAAAGTGGAAGGCGGAAACAGCAGCCAGCAGGTGCAGGAAGATGTGTATGTATGGAAAGTGCGGCTCACCGATATTTTTGATAAAGTGCATACCTATGTAGGGCATGTGAGTTCGGTGAAATAA
- a CDS encoding gliding motility-associated C-terminal domain-containing protein codes for MKKIFTLLFVHLLCCCFSFSLFSQIKFQKTFGGIDSTQDGLDVKQTTDGGYIVNARVTTSKLNADCENAYLIKTDPNGIMQWSRTYAGSACEEGLAVIQTNNGGYLLAGETRSFGNGYFDLFLLNTNNAGAMQWTKTYGEFNGESAWAIQQTTDGGYAAFGYTNDFTVNGYFDYYFVKLDAVGNHQWSKTYGGTYLDFGYDARQTNDGGYIMTGSSYSFGGGLQMYMVKTDVNGTMLWDKVYGGTNGLEDYGFSVRQTTDGGYITCGGTQTYGAGNTDVFLVKTDSDGNTQWSKTYGGFNNDCGFVVRQTTDGGYAIAGATNSIGAGGYDDFLLKTDNAGTMQWVKTYGGSADDGVPGGMFFIFSSTDRRVRMEPTNDGGYVLTSLQYSFPGGNVYLIKTDSDGNSGCNETTGSFTETSPTPNVTSGGTQTIANTLTTNQTPAQVAALTTQDTLCPLCAPPTAAAGNDVTICQTASTTLTASGGTSYLWNTGATTSSVSVSPTSTTNYIVTVTDSCGSDKDTVVVTVNPLPTVTVGNNSTICAGATVTLNGTGTGAYVWNPGGQTTSSISVSPTATSSYTLSITNSCGTSSDSVKVTIASSITANISGNTSICSGASATLSASGGSTYSWSTTATTSSISVSPTSASTYSVIAYSGSCSDTTSLTVNVTQTPVAAISANTTICSGQSATLSASGGGNYSWSTTATTSSVSVSPTSSSTYSVIVSSGSCADTASASVTVNPVPNASISGSATICTGGSTTLIASGGNNYSWSTTATTSSIIVSPTSNATYFVIASNGNCSDTASVSVSVVSGITASITGNTVVCSGFAITLTASGGTNYSWSTGATTTAITIIPTASSSYSVIATNGNCSSLTSINVTVNPTPVITIPPAVICNGSNATLSAVVSSGTPAYSYAWLPGGQTTSAIIVNPGFTTLYSLQVTDANGCSASATTLVTVNAGPALSISGNTLLCTGDATTLTASGGISYVWNTGGTSSAVVVAPTSSTTYSVIGTSANLCTSASTVSVTVLPPPNAAISGNDTICFGDNTNLTASGGGNYLWNTSATTSSINVSPTSTTNYSVIVSVGSCKDSATYSVAVVPNPIANAGTSVSVSQGQSTTLTASGGGTYSWSNGAIGATNIVNPNSTTQYCVYVTDASGCTDTSCLIVYVKPMDCSDGVYVPNAFSPNEDNENDFFQVYFVNPSCVKYFKFFMYNRWGEKIFQTNDPGFVWDGSYPDMTQNSAVFTYYMYVQFTNGNDLSRQGNVSLVR; via the coding sequence ATGAAAAAAATATTTACGCTGTTGTTTGTTCATCTTCTCTGCTGCTGTTTTTCCTTCTCTCTTTTTTCTCAAATCAAATTTCAGAAAACATTTGGCGGGATTGATTCTACGCAGGACGGTTTGGATGTGAAGCAAACCACCGATGGCGGATACATTGTCAATGCTCGCGTTACCACTTCCAAATTAAATGCAGATTGCGAAAATGCATACTTGATTAAAACCGACCCGAATGGAATCATGCAATGGTCTAGAACGTATGCGGGTTCTGCCTGCGAAGAAGGATTGGCGGTGATACAGACAAACAATGGCGGTTATTTATTAGCAGGAGAAACAAGAAGTTTCGGCAACGGGTATTTCGATTTATTTTTATTAAATACAAACAATGCAGGTGCCATGCAATGGACGAAAACTTATGGTGAGTTTAATGGTGAGAGCGCATGGGCAATTCAACAGACAACTGATGGAGGTTATGCTGCTTTCGGTTACACGAATGATTTTACAGTGAACGGATATTTTGATTATTACTTTGTGAAGCTAGATGCAGTGGGAAATCATCAATGGTCTAAAACATATGGAGGAACTTATCTGGATTTCGGATATGACGCGCGTCAAACAAATGATGGAGGTTACATCATGACAGGAAGTTCTTACAGCTTTGGCGGAGGATTGCAGATGTATATGGTGAAAACAGATGTGAACGGAACTATGTTGTGGGATAAAGTATATGGAGGAACGAATGGTCTTGAAGACTATGGATTCTCTGTTCGTCAAACTACTGATGGAGGTTACATCACCTGCGGTGGAACGCAAACTTATGGAGCAGGAAATACAGATGTTTTTCTTGTGAAGACAGACAGCGATGGAAACACGCAATGGTCAAAAACGTATGGTGGTTTTAATAATGACTGCGGGTTTGTTGTTCGTCAAACTACGGATGGTGGTTATGCTATTGCTGGCGCAACCAATTCGATTGGTGCTGGAGGATACGATGATTTTCTTTTGAAGACAGATAATGCAGGAACCATGCAATGGGTGAAAACGTATGGAGGTTCAGCAGATGACGGAGTTCCCGGAGGAATGTTTTTTATTTTCAGTTCTACTGACAGAAGAGTGAGGATGGAACCAACGAATGATGGAGGATATGTTCTTACATCGCTTCAATATAGTTTTCCCGGAGGAAATGTGTATCTGATAAAAACTGATTCGGATGGAAACAGCGGATGCAACGAAACCACCGGATCATTTACAGAAACTTCGCCAACGCCCAATGTTACTTCCGGTGGAACTCAAACTATTGCCAATACATTAACGACCAATCAAACACCCGCGCAAGTAGCTGCGTTGACAACTCAGGATACGTTGTGTCCTTTGTGTGCTCCTCCGACTGCCGCTGCCGGAAACGATGTAACCATTTGCCAAACTGCAAGCACCACGCTGACAGCAAGCGGAGGAACAAGTTATTTATGGAACACTGGCGCAACCACTTCTTCGGTTTCCGTTTCTCCGACATCTACTACAAACTATATTGTAACCGTAACTGATTCCTGCGGAAGCGATAAGGACACGGTGGTGGTTACGGTGAATCCATTGCCAACTGTTACTGTTGGAAATAATTCTACGATTTGTGCAGGAGCGACAGTAACACTAAATGGAACAGGAACCGGTGCTTACGTTTGGAATCCCGGAGGGCAAACCACTTCTTCCATTTCAGTTTCTCCAACAGCAACTTCTTCTTATACGCTTTCCATCACAAATTCCTGCGGTACTTCGAGCGACAGTGTGAAAGTCACGATTGCAAGTTCCATCACTGCAAATATTTCGGGCAACACCAGTATTTGTTCGGGCGCTTCTGCAACGCTCAGCGCATCTGGTGGTTCAACTTATTCATGGAGCACAACTGCCACCACTTCTTCCATTTCTGTTTCGCCCACATCAGCGTCAACTTATTCTGTGATTGCATATTCAGGTTCGTGCTCGGATACAACTTCTCTTACGGTGAATGTAACGCAAACGCCTGTCGCAGCTATTTCTGCAAATACAACTATTTGCTCTGGACAAAGCGCAACGCTCAGTGCATCAGGAGGTGGAAATTATTCATGGAGTACAACTGCCACCACTTCTTCCGTTTCAGTTTCGCCAACTTCTTCTTCAACTTATTCTGTAATTGTTTCAAGCGGTTCATGTGCTGATACTGCTTCCGCATCCGTCACGGTGAATCCGGTTCCCAATGCAAGCATCAGCGGAAGCGCCACTATCTGCACAGGAGGAAGTACAACACTGATCGCATCAGGAGGAAATAATTATTCTTGGAGTACAACAGCAACCACATCTTCTATCATTGTTTCGCCAACATCAAACGCAACTTATTTTGTGATTGCTTCGAATGGAAATTGTTCGGATACCGCTTCGGTAAGTGTATCGGTAGTTTCAGGAATCACCGCATCCATAACGGGCAATACGGTTGTTTGTTCTGGATTTGCTATAACGCTCACCGCATCGGGAGGAACAAATTATTCCTGGAGCACGGGAGCCACCACTACTGCGATTACAATTATTCCCACGGCATCTTCCTCGTATTCCGTAATTGCAACGAATGGCAACTGCTCTTCTTTAACCAGCATAAATGTTACCGTGAATCCAACGCCTGTAATAACTATCCCTCCTGCTGTTATCTGCAATGGCTCGAATGCCACTCTTTCTGCGGTGGTGAGCAGCGGAACACCCGCTTATTCTTATGCATGGCTTCCCGGGGGGCAAACCACTTCAGCGATTATTGTGAATCCGGGTTTCACAACTCTTTATTCTTTGCAGGTGACCGATGCCAACGGATGTTCGGCTTCAGCAACAACACTGGTAACTGTGAATGCCGGTCCTGCTCTTTCAATAAGCGGCAATACCTTGCTGTGTACGGGCGATGCAACAACACTTACCGCATCGGGCGGAATAAGTTATGTGTGGAACACAGGAGGAACTTCATCGGCAGTTGTGGTGGCGCCAACCTCTTCAACAACATATTCTGTGATTGGAACAAGCGCGAACTTATGCACTTCTGCATCTACGGTAAGTGTTACCGTTCTTCCTCCACCCAATGCAGCTATTTCAGGCAACGACACTATTTGTTTTGGTGATAATACAAATCTAACCGCAAGCGGTGGTGGAAATTATTTGTGGAATACCAGTGCCACGACTTCTTCGATAAATGTTTCTCCCACTTCGACAACAAATTATTCAGTGATTGTTTCTGTGGGAAGTTGTAAGGACTCGGCAACTTATTCAGTAGCGGTTGTTCCGAACCCGATAGCAAATGCAGGAACAAGCGTTTCTGTTTCTCAAGGACAAAGCACTACGCTTACTGCAAGCGGAGGCGGAACTTATTCATGGAGCAACGGAGCAATTGGTGCAACCAATATTGTAAATCCGAATTCAACCACGCAATATTGCGTTTATGTAACCGATGCCAGCGGATGCACTGATACATCCTGCTTGATTGTTTATGTGAAACCTATGGACTGCTCTGATGGAGTGTATGTACCCAATGCTTTTTCTCCGAATGAGGATAATGAAAATGATTTCTTTCAGGTGTATTTTGTAAATCCTTCCTGCGTGAAGTATTTCAAATTTTTTATGTATAACCGATGGGGCGAAAAAATATTTCAGACCAATGACCCCGGCTTTGTTTGGGATGGCTCTTATCCCGATATGACACAGAACTCGGCTGTGTTTACCTATTATATGTATGTGCAATTCACAAACGGGAATGATTTGAGTAGGCAGGGGAATGTGAGTTTGGTGAGGTAA
- a CDS encoding PKD domain-containing protein, with protein sequence MKNFEEHLKSSLDKYEAEFNPADWADMESRLNKLNAGKVSSSIGKTILIAASAIAAAGLIYYFSTTNSENNTTEKTIVQNTVVAGNTTNENSVQKEETNSRNSETNNNSPKEKAIVQNPVSENQSTSSGKTETQTENNSSENKVNPEQNQPSEVNSQPSTASVLTATFHTDMNKVCEGAPVQFTADNADANFAYKWFFGDGETSVEQNPQHVFKKAGTFSARLRVTSVLDKKSDEQKNTITVLAAPSVDMTYKASEENNLAVIFDAEAAKTTDWKWDFGDRKIASEQNPSHTYAKYGTYKVAVTAKNSAGCAATLTKEVEVKNIINLFAPNSFSPDGDGLNDTWIPTMSDDYSFVVTVYDKSNTIVFTTTDKNRPWDGVNTKTGDTYSWKAVVKDKNGEESTQRGFVIIK encoded by the coding sequence ATGAAAAATTTTGAAGAACATCTGAAATCATCGCTCGACAAGTACGAAGCTGAATTCAATCCTGCCGACTGGGCGGATATGGAAAGCCGCCTCAACAAACTTAACGCAGGAAAAGTTTCCTCTTCCATCGGAAAGACAATTCTGATTGCCGCTTCGGCAATTGCCGCAGCAGGATTGATTTATTATTTCAGCACAACTAATTCTGAAAACAATACAACGGAGAAAACAATTGTACAAAACACAGTTGTTGCCGGCAATACTACAAACGAAAATTCAGTTCAGAAAGAAGAAACAAACAGCCGGAATTCAGAAACAAATAATAACTCGCCAAAAGAAAAAGCTATTGTTCAGAATCCTGTAAGCGAAAACCAATCCACTTCATCCGGGAAAACAGAAACTCAAACAGAAAATAACAGCAGTGAAAACAAAGTTAATCCTGAACAGAATCAGCCCTCAGAGGTTAATTCTCAGCCCTCAACTGCTTCTGTTCTAACAGCAACGTTTCACACGGATATGAATAAAGTCTGCGAAGGCGCACCTGTTCAGTTCACGGCAGATAACGCAGATGCGAACTTTGCTTACAAATGGTTTTTCGGTGACGGAGAAACTTCCGTTGAACAAAATCCACAACATGTTTTCAAAAAAGCGGGAACATTTTCTGCAAGACTTCGGGTCACATCCGTTCTTGACAAAAAATCGGATGAACAGAAAAACACTATCACCGTTCTTGCCGCTCCGTCCGTTGATATGACTTACAAAGCCTCTGAGGAGAACAACCTCGCAGTAATTTTTGATGCAGAAGCCGCAAAAACAACCGACTGGAAATGGGATTTTGGCGACAGGAAAATTGCTTCAGAGCAAAATCCTTCACACACGTATGCGAAGTATGGAACATACAAAGTAGCGGTGACCGCAAAAAATTCTGCCGGATGCGCTGCCACATTAACCAAAGAAGTGGAAGTGAAAAACATCATTAACCTGTTTGCTCCCAACTCATTCAGCCCCGATGGTGATGGTTTGAATGACACCTGGATTCCAACGATGAGTGATGATTACAGTTTTGTTGTTACAGTTTATGATAAATCAAACACTATTGTTTTCACAACGACTGATAAAAATCGTCCGTGGGATGGAGTAAATACAAAAACCGGAGATACATACTCATGGAAAGCTGTTGTGAAAGACAAAAACGGTGAAGAATCAACTCAACGGGGATTTGTGATTATAAAATAA